Within Diabrotica virgifera virgifera chromosome 7, PGI_DIABVI_V3a, the genomic segment AAATCTCAGGTATTCCcgttttttctttcttttatctttttacttttatatttattCATTGATAACGTAACTTTAAACAAAATATGGcggaatatcaaaaaattttgttttgtgatgaTCGTAGACACTTTTACTTATTCATACCTTTAGTTTTTTTTGTTGGTGGTTCTTCACTATTTGCTTCGTTAGATTCGTGAAACGGCTTAGTcgcctttttaaaataatttcttgaTAATGTGTTTTCATTATGTTGATCACGTTCCGTTGACTGATGCACATATCTGTCAGAATCTCCAGTATCTAATTCGTCTTCAGGTTTTTTCCCCTTGTAACCCGCTTTAGCACCTTCTGCATAATCGGTTCTTCATCGCCTTCGTATTCAGAGCTATAGTATTCGTTATCATCTATATTgatttcacttaatttttttccTCGGTACCGATTTCCCTTGCCTTTTTCCATAAGTAAAAGAATCTTGGCTACTTTAGCAGTCTGGTAGATATCTTGCGGTAGTctaaaagtattttattaattttaaaacgatTTAAATGTCTATGTAGATACATGGTTTAGGTATCCATCGAATTTACCTTATCGGAAACAGTGAGAGTCTAAtagaacaataatttattttaaatacggATTTATGAAGCATACATTCTAACAACGATTTTCGAATATTAAAGGGGaaataacgatttttcatatatCGCATTCAAATATATCGGAAAGGCTGAAAGAAAATATGCTGGTAAATtttaaaaagaaatgtttattcaTTAAACAAATTTAGACTCAACACGCGTTTTGCTAAGTTCGGACAAGGAACAATTAAAACCCGGTTTTAACTATTTTTCAAAGAAAGctttttgaaatattttgtgtACGAGATACCTTTAAAGTAAACTTTTCGAAACTTAACCATTGTTGCTAATTCTATTACATTATGTATGATATATCATATCAAgcataaaaagtttaaaaaaatcctAACCAAAATTAACAGTGCATGCATACTCTTAAAGTTGACATTACCTGTTAAACTCGGTATGTGTCTTCTTTGTATGTCCCATAAAAGTGGCGATTTGTTCCATTTCGTCATCATCGAGggctaataattgcagagtcgtGGCAATTTGTTTCCTAAATCTAGTTGATGTCAATAGTTCTGGATGTTTGGCTCCACAATTAATAGCTATCTTTCTAATTGTGTTTGCGCCAGACATCCAGCGATCTTCGGAATCAGGATTTGCAAAAAGATATGGATTGTTTTCTGGTACAACATTGGTTTCTTGTCTGACTTTTAGTAAAAGGCTAATGTATTTTTGCGTCTGGAATGAAAATAAAATTGGAACAGGTTTTGAGCCTTTACCTCCAGTTACAAAACGcctatgatttttatatataatctTTTCAACTTAAGTGAGTGCCTCTGTAAAACTTTCTTGATTAAGTGTATCGTAGTTCCTCCCGTAGGTTTCTACTGTTAAATACTGCACGTCCCCTACTCTTTTACGGTTAAAAATCACCGTCTTAGCCAAAATACATTCTGTCAATTTTTTATAATTACTTCTAATATTGGTATTTTCCTGAAGTAGTTTAAACAATTCAGCTGATAGCGCATTTAAGTAGTCATTAAAaagctttatacagggtgtttcattgggaaacggaaatactttaatgatgaatagaggtcaccaaggcggttctaggtatactaaattttttgccctaacgacttttatatccgagttacagggtgttttatcgattttgctcatttctttcctaagccataattttagaaccaccctgtatatttttttaatatttggtacacatatctcTAATataaaacccaaacgaccgacatactaaccacaagaaaaatccaggtccgtattaacaaaaaattataaaattattgtgaccttaaaacaacaccctgtatattgaaattttaaaaatctgtttgcatatttgaaaggagcacaaaaaactaagtctaatagtTCGCTTCGAtgtttcggccagacaattttttggttttaattttgaaattatattgaatttttttaagaactccacattaagaagcaggtattattaacttttaattataaattattaaattcattgaataaatactcattttaaaatgaatcaatatttatttaccacattggaaagacccaattattaatcacaagaaaaatccaggtccggattaacaaaaaaacataaagtaattttgaccttgaaacaacgccctgtatattgacatttttaaaaattgtttgcacatttgaaaggaccacaaaaatccgagtttatagattcactttgattttttgtgcaaatatttattaactttaattttgaaattaaaaatattaaaattttcaagaaccctgaaattaataagcaggtttttaaagcacttttattaataaatcattcaagttaatgaataaatactaattttaaaaataatcagttattatttacagCATTAGAAGGACTTACTTACTAATCACAGAAAAATCCAGGgccgtattaacaacaaaatacaaagtaattctgaccttgaaaaaacaccctgtatattgaaatttttaaaatacgtttgcacacctgaagagagcacgaaaaactaagtttaatgtcccgctttaattttttgtgcagacaatttaatgacattacttttgaaattatatcgaagtttttattatgagttcccagagttcttaaaaatttcgacataatttcaaaattaaattcattaaattgtctggccaaaaaattgaagctaacgattaaacgtagttttttgtgctcttttcatacctatgtgcaaacggattttgaaaatttcaatatacagggtgttgtttcaaggttacaattactttatattgttttgttaatccggacctggatttttgttgtgatttgtaagtgggtcattcgaatgtcgtaaatacttattgaatatttttaaaatgggtatttatttaataactttaataatttattgttaaaagtgctttaaaaatctgctttttaatttcagtgttcttaaaattatcaatatatttaatttcaaaattaaagtcattaaatttccttcacgaaaaatttaagcaaaccgataaactcagatttttgtggtcttttcaaatgtgcaaacaaattttgaaaatttcaatatacagggtgttgtttcaagatcacaattactttacttttttttttttgttaatccggacctggatttttcttgtgattaatagggtcgttccaatgtggtaaataagtattgattaattttaaaatgagtatttattcaatagctttaataatttataattaaaagttaacaataccttcattttaatgtcagagttcttaaaaaattcaatataattttaaaattaaagtcataaaattgtctgaccgaaaaatggaagcgaacaattagatttagttttttgtgctcttttcaaatatgcaaacagattttcagaatttcaatatacagggtgttgttttaaggtcacaattactttataattttttgttaatccggacctggatttttcttgtgattagtttgtcggtcgtttgggttttggatgatacacatgtgtaccaaatatcaaaaaaatatacagggtggttccaAAGTTATTacttaggaaagaaattggcaaaatcgataaaacaccctgtaactcggttataaaagccggtagggcaaaaaatgtagtatacctagaaccgcctcggtgacctctatttacaattaaagtatttccgtttcccaatgaaacaccctgtatcacTTGCTAGTGGCAATTGCAAAGGCTTTTCCCAGTGTTTCTCTTTAAGGGTTTTCAAAGCTAAACTAGACAGTTCGTTACACCAGTGACCCTCAATTAACTTTCTTAGATCTttaatttcgatttttttaattttctgatcGATCCATTCTATACCAGGAAgacgttttttttttctagaacTAGTTTGTATGCTACATCACAAACCGTTTTTAAGTTGGATCCCATATGCAACGCTAGTGATGGTGATTTGAAGCTTTTACTCTCTACACTATAACCACTTATTTCTTTGGTAGCAAGTATTAGGTAATTAAATAGTTCTGGTTTCAAGGcatcaaataaatttttaatatcatatgatttttttaatgtaataagtAAACGGCCCAACTCTCTCATTTTATTCGAAATAACATTAATTATTTGTTTTCTTTTATGTTTTGAGAGAAGAGTTTCGCCGTACATACAGATTAGGGTGTCATTCTTTACTGCTTCACTTTTGTCATCAGGACGCATGATACTGAATACTTCGTCTTTAATTCAAGCATTTTGTAAAAAAGTTGAGTTTTTCACATTAACCATCGCCATAAAAGTTTGTGAAGCAGATAAACAATTCTTTGAGTTTGACGATGACCTATTTTTACAGCTTTTAACGTGTTTGCTTAAAAACTCTTTAGTGTAATGTCCCAGACAATGACTACAAACAAAGTATTTTGGATCTAGTTTTTTTGAAGATTTAACAGGgcgtgtaatatttttttctgtttgtaGAATAAAATATCCTTGTTTTCTTAAAGCAGCTACAAGTTCCATACGTTTCTTACTTTTGGGCTTTAGGGATTTGATTAACTGAACTTTCTTATTATCTGGATGGTGCCTGAAAAGGTGTCTGGTAAAATGAGTAATAACGTCTTTGAAGCAAATGGCACATATTGTTGGCCGCTCTCTTGCTGAAGGTTTTCTTTCGTAGTTAAAAAATATCTGTTTTACGGACGAATGTACTTTCACTCTGAACAATGAACCCAATATACAAAATTGTAGGATATGGGCTACTGAAAAACCGCAGCTTTTTCTAGAAACACGCACCCAGTACCCGAAGAAGACAAAGTCTGGTTGGGAATAATAGGTCATCACTTAATTGGGCCCTTTTTCTACGAGGAAAATCTAACTGCAGAACGTTTTATAATGTTATTAGATAAAGACATTTTGCCTGCTTTGGCAGAGGTTGTCCGAGAAGACCACGAGGTGTGGTTCCAAATGGACGGATGTCCTGCCCATAATAGCCAGACTGTAAAAGAATTTCTCAACAATTGTTTTAATGATTGTATTATTGGACCAAATTGCCAAATTAAGAGGCCCCCTAGGTCTGGAGATCTTGCCCCAAACGATTTTTTTTGGGGGCATTTGAAAACCAGGATTTATTCCGAAAAAAAGTTAAATTCactagaagaacttaaaaatagTATATGCGAAGAATGTAGAAAAACTTCTCCTCGAATATTGGCTAACGTTCGTAGAGAATTTTACAATAGATTAAGGTATTGTTTAGTTCAAAATGGTGGAATATTCGAGCACTTgctttaattaaatattaaaactgTGTTGTATGTTAAATTTTATGATTAGTGTATTAAGTATTAGTATTATTATAGTATtaaatcatttaaaataaataaatcattttgCCGTTATTTTAGTGTGATAAATTGACGATAATCTTGTGCCAACAAATATGACAGatctttgaaatttttaaaaaaaggtgTTGATTGTTCCTTAATAACTCAAATAGGTGATGGAAAGGGGAAGATATTTTCGACAATTTTCACTCCACGACGAAAATAATTCGTTTTTTGAGAATGCCATCTGATATAAAAAGTAATTTGCTACAAAAAAAGTCTTATGGACTTTTAGCTAAAacaattagggaagcaggaatatgtatttctttatttttgcatTGTAATTCCTATGGTGCGTAATGAGATGCAGCACCCggtatatatttttgatatactTCTATAAAAAACACCATTACAATTTAGAAAGCTGGCTCATTAAATCCGCACAAGGTGTCTCGAGTATTAAAAACAATCGCCAATACTTTGAAGCAATGTTGCCAATTCAACGGGACTCGTACTGTATGTGAATCAACTCGGGCTTCGAATACgctgtaaatatattaaatgtgtatataaata encodes:
- the LOC126888055 gene encoding uncharacterized protein LOC126888055 — encoded protein: MSGANTIRKIAINCGAKHPELLTSTRFRKQIATTLQLLALDDDEMEQIATFMGHTKKTHTEFNRLPQDIYQTAKVAKILLLMEKGKGNRYRGKKLSEINIDDNEYYSSEYEGDEEPIMQKVLKRVTRGKNLKTN